The Buttiauxella selenatireducens genome has a window encoding:
- the speG gene encoding spermidine N1-acetyltransferase, which yields MSQELQIKLRPLEREDLRFVHQLDNNASVMRYWFEEPYEAFVELSDLYDKHIHDQSERRFVIECNGEKAGLVELVEINHVHRRAEFQIIISPDYQGKGLASRAAKLAMDYGFMVLNLYKLYLIVDKENAKAVHIYKKLGFMVEGELIHEFFINGEYRNTIRMCIFQHQYLAEHKKSGNMLKPTAQ from the coding sequence ATGTCCCAAGAGCTGCAAATCAAACTTCGCCCCCTGGAACGCGAAGATCTTCGTTTCGTCCACCAACTGGACAACAACGCAAGCGTGATGCGCTACTGGTTTGAAGAACCCTACGAAGCATTTGTCGAGCTGTCCGACCTGTACGACAAACATATTCACGACCAAAGTGAGCGGCGTTTTGTTATTGAATGTAATGGTGAAAAAGCCGGTCTGGTTGAATTAGTCGAAATTAATCATGTTCACCGCCGCGCCGAGTTCCAGATTATTATTTCACCTGACTATCAAGGCAAAGGGCTGGCATCACGAGCTGCGAAGCTTGCGATGGATTACGGGTTTATGGTGTTGAACCTGTACAAACTGTATTTAATTGTTGATAAAGAAAATGCGAAAGCCGTGCATATTTATAAGAAATTGGGCTTTATGGTGGAAGGCGAATTAATCCACGAATTCTTTATTAATGGTGAATACCGCAACACTATCCGTATGTGTATTTTCCAGCATCAGTATCTGGCGGAGCACAAAAAGAGCGGAAATATGTTAAAACCCACCGCGCAATAA
- a CDS encoding DUF1283 family protein: protein MNTNLRKRLSVATLPLALLLSAFAFVQPANAQTNKLIIESGDNAQTRQDAAMDKEQWNDTRNLRQKVNKRTEKEWDKADTAFDARDNCQKSANINAYWEPNTLRCLDRKTGRDVAP from the coding sequence ATGAACACAAATCTTCGCAAACGTCTGTCCGTGGCAACACTGCCGCTGGCGCTGTTGCTAAGTGCATTTGCGTTTGTTCAACCAGCCAATGCCCAGACAAACAAGCTGATTATTGAATCTGGTGACAATGCGCAGACTCGCCAGGATGCGGCGATGGACAAAGAGCAATGGAATGACACACGTAACTTGCGCCAGAAAGTGAACAAACGGACCGAGAAAGAGTGGGATAAAGCCGATACTGCTTTTGACGCGCGTGATAATTGCCAAAAAAGTGCCAATATCAACGCCTATTGGGAACCAAACACCCTGCGTTGTCTTGATCGCAAAACCGGCCGCGATGTCGCACCGTAA
- a CDS encoding YnfA family protein, translating to MIKTTLLFFTTALAEIIGCFLPWLWLKREGSPLLLIPAAFSLAMFVWLLTLHPAASGRVYAAYGGVYVVTALLWLRWVDGVKLSVFDWVGATVAFCGMLIIVAGWSRT from the coding sequence ATGATCAAAACAACCTTACTTTTTTTTACAACAGCCCTGGCTGAAATCATCGGCTGTTTTTTACCCTGGCTGTGGTTAAAACGCGAGGGATCGCCGTTGTTGCTGATTCCCGCGGCGTTCTCCCTGGCGATGTTTGTCTGGTTACTCACGTTGCATCCAGCCGCGAGTGGGCGTGTTTATGCCGCGTACGGTGGGGTCTATGTTGTGACCGCGTTGCTATGGTTACGCTGGGTCGATGGCGTAAAATTGAGCGTCTTCGATTGGGTTGGCGCAACCGTCGCCTTCTGCGGCATGTTGATCATCGTTGCTGGATGGTCACGTACCTGA
- a CDS encoding Zn-dependent oxidoreductase, which translates to MKSITIQQPEKLVIEERPVPQPLPGEVRIRVSSAGICGSDIHIYRGHNPFAKYPRVIGHEFFGHIDAVGEGVEPSRIGERVVGDPVVSCGQCYPCLVGRPNVCTELQVIGVHRDGGFSEFITLPARNAHVVPHNISDNEATMVEPFTIAANICSQMNPGPLDIAMIYGAGPMGLTSIQALRGVYHVKEIIVVDRIDERLAMAKANGADRVINNTRLDLRAELERLGIRPTLIIDAACHPAILPEAIALASPAARIGIMGFSSDPCVLNQQAITSKELAIYSSRLNSNRFPMVIDWMTQKKINPEKLITHQFNYMQVVDAMEIFEKDQKQCCKVLLTF; encoded by the coding sequence ATGAAAAGCATCACCATACAGCAACCAGAAAAGTTGGTTATTGAAGAGCGTCCTGTTCCACAGCCCCTGCCAGGAGAAGTGCGTATTCGTGTCAGCAGTGCCGGTATTTGTGGCTCTGACATACATATTTATCGCGGCCATAATCCGTTCGCTAAATACCCACGCGTCATCGGCCACGAGTTCTTTGGTCATATTGATGCCGTTGGCGAAGGGGTTGAACCATCGCGTATCGGGGAGCGCGTAGTGGGTGATCCGGTCGTGAGCTGCGGCCAGTGCTATCCGTGTTTAGTCGGGCGACCCAATGTTTGTACGGAACTTCAGGTTATTGGTGTTCACCGCGACGGTGGTTTTAGTGAATTTATCACCTTGCCCGCGAGGAATGCCCACGTCGTACCGCATAACATTTCTGATAATGAAGCCACGATGGTGGAGCCGTTCACCATTGCCGCTAATATCTGTAGCCAAATGAATCCAGGCCCACTGGACATCGCAATGATTTACGGGGCTGGGCCGATGGGCTTGACGTCAATCCAGGCATTGCGCGGCGTGTATCATGTAAAAGAGATTATCGTCGTAGACCGTATCGACGAGCGTCTTGCGATGGCGAAAGCAAACGGAGCCGATCGCGTTATCAATAATACCCGCCTGGATTTGCGCGCAGAACTTGAGCGTCTGGGAATACGCCCCACACTGATCATTGATGCGGCCTGTCATCCGGCCATTTTACCGGAAGCCATCGCGCTTGCCTCTCCCGCTGCACGCATCGGCATTATGGGCTTTTCATCTGACCCTTGCGTGTTGAATCAACAAGCGATCACCAGTAAAGAGCTCGCAATATATAGCTCACGACTCAACAGCAATCGCTTCCCAATGGTGATTGACTGGATGACACAGAAAAAAATAAACCCGGAGAAATTAATCACCCATCAGTTCAATTACATGCAAGTAGTTGATGCAATGGAGATATTTGAGAAAGACCAAAAGCAGTGCTGCAAGGTATTGCTGACGTTCTGA
- a CDS encoding MFS transporter: MNTSIDIKNNQPERSTGDLVKAAVSGWLGTALEFMDFQLYSLGAALVFHEIFFPEQSAAMALILAMGTYGAGYIARIAGAFFFGRMGDTIGRKKVLFITITMMGICTTLIGVLPTYAQIGIFAPMLLVLLRIIQGLGAGAEISGAGTMLAEYAPKGKRGIISSLVAMGTNCGTLSATAIWAVMFFVLPKEELLAWGWRVPFLASVVVMIFAIWLRMNLKESPVFEKVNDDTENVAVAKPVADETHSLGAMFTSKSFWLATGLRFGQAGNSGLIQTFLAGYLVQTLLFEKKIPTDALMISSIIGFMTIPFLGWLSDKIGRRIPYIIVNISAIILAWPMLSMIVDKSNDVNVIMASIIIIHNVAVLGLFALENITMAEMFGSRNRFTRMAISKEAGGLVAVGFGPVLAGIFVNMTGSWWPIVAMMIAYSTIGLLAAILMPEVKDRDLSLAEDAAETPKKAAVIAGVRSY; the protein is encoded by the coding sequence ATGAATACTTCTATTGATATTAAAAATAATCAACCGGAAAGAAGTACGGGTGATTTAGTTAAGGCCGCCGTTTCCGGTTGGCTCGGTACTGCACTTGAATTTATGGACTTTCAGTTATATTCATTAGGTGCGGCATTAGTTTTTCATGAAATATTTTTCCCCGAGCAATCTGCTGCTATGGCATTAATATTGGCGATGGGAACCTATGGTGCCGGTTATATAGCACGCATCGCTGGTGCATTTTTCTTTGGCCGAATGGGCGATACTATTGGGCGTAAGAAAGTTCTGTTTATCACTATTACAATGATGGGGATTTGCACCACCTTAATCGGTGTGCTCCCAACGTATGCACAAATCGGTATTTTTGCGCCGATGCTGCTGGTGTTGTTACGTATTATTCAAGGGTTGGGGGCGGGTGCTGAAATTTCCGGGGCTGGGACCATGCTTGCAGAGTATGCGCCCAAAGGAAAACGCGGCATTATCTCCTCTTTGGTGGCTATGGGGACCAACTGCGGAACGCTATCGGCCACGGCAATTTGGGCTGTGATGTTCTTCGTCCTTCCGAAAGAAGAGCTGCTGGCATGGGGTTGGCGCGTACCGTTTCTGGCGAGCGTGGTGGTAATGATTTTTGCCATCTGGTTGCGTATGAACCTCAAAGAAAGCCCTGTGTTTGAGAAAGTTAATGACGACACTGAAAACGTTGCGGTGGCAAAACCGGTAGCTGATGAGACTCACTCTCTTGGCGCAATGTTTACCAGTAAATCATTCTGGCTTGCAACAGGATTGCGTTTTGGTCAAGCCGGGAACTCAGGTTTAATTCAAACCTTCCTGGCAGGATATTTAGTCCAGACATTATTGTTCGAGAAAAAGATTCCGACTGACGCGTTAATGATTAGCTCTATTATTGGTTTTATGACTATTCCGTTCTTAGGCTGGTTATCAGATAAAATAGGCCGTCGCATCCCTTATATTATCGTCAATATTTCAGCCATTATTCTTGCCTGGCCAATGCTGTCGATGATTGTTGATAAGAGCAATGATGTTAACGTTATTATGGCCTCAATTATTATTATTCATAACGTTGCGGTATTGGGATTATTTGCCCTGGAGAATATCACCATGGCAGAAATGTTCGGTTCACGTAATCGATTTACACGAATGGCGATTTCTAAAGAGGCGGGCGGCCTGGTCGCGGTCGGATTTGGTCCGGTTCTCGCAGGCATTTTCGTCAACATGACGGGTTCCTGGTGGCCAATTGTCGCCATGATGATTGCCTACTCAACGATTGGCTTACTGGCAGCGATATTGATGCCGGAAGTGAAAGACCGGGATCTCAGCCTGGCTGAAGATGCGGCAGAAACACCGAAAAAGGCTGCTGTGATCGCGGGGGTCAGAAGCTATTAA
- a CDS encoding mannitol dehydrogenase family protein has translation MENKLLSAKAILPKYDRNKLVTRIVHLGFGAFHRAHQAVYADILANEHGSDWGYCEVNLIGGEQQIADLKKQDNLYSVAEMSAEAWHCRVVGVVKEAIHAQVEGLEAVFSALTQPHVAIVSLTVTEKGYCHTPATGTILLDNPLIAHDLANPQQPKSAPGVIVEALARRKAAGLPAFSVMSCDNMPENGHVTRNVITAYAQALNPELAEWIGTHVTFPSTMVDRIVPAVTAETLEQVAQATGVADPAAVACEPFRQWVIEDNFVAGRPEWEKAGAELVKDVLPYEEMKLRMLNGSHSFLAYLGYLAGYQHISECMQDENYRRTAHALMLQQQAPTLKVQGVDLAKYADSLIARYTNPALRHRTWQIAMDGSQKLPQRWLDSIRWHLANGSQFDLLALGVAGWMRYVGGVDEQGNPIEVSDPLLPAIQQAVAASKEGETRVKALLELKTIFGEDLPANEKFVQRVTECYLALRENGAKATVAKF, from the coding sequence ATGGAAAACAAGCTCTTATCAGCAAAAGCTATTCTCCCGAAATATGACCGTAATAAACTGGTTACACGCATTGTTCATCTTGGTTTTGGCGCATTCCATCGCGCGCATCAGGCAGTTTACGCCGACATTTTGGCTAATGAACATGGCAGCGACTGGGGTTACTGTGAAGTCAATTTGATTGGTGGCGAGCAGCAAATTGCTGATTTGAAGAAGCAAGACAACCTCTATAGCGTGGCAGAAATGTCTGCTGAGGCCTGGCATTGCCGCGTTGTGGGTGTGGTGAAAGAAGCCATACATGCGCAGGTTGAGGGGCTGGAAGCCGTATTTAGCGCACTGACTCAGCCACACGTTGCTATTGTTTCCCTGACCGTGACTGAAAAAGGTTACTGCCATACTCCAGCAACCGGCACCATCCTGCTCGACAACCCTTTAATCGCGCACGATCTCGCTAATCCGCAGCAGCCAAAATCCGCACCTGGTGTGATTGTCGAGGCACTGGCTCGTCGTAAAGCTGCGGGTCTGCCAGCGTTTAGCGTGATGTCCTGCGACAACATGCCGGAAAACGGCCACGTAACCCGTAACGTCATCACGGCATACGCACAGGCGCTAAACCCTGAATTGGCAGAGTGGATTGGGACTCATGTGACATTCCCATCCACCATGGTTGACCGCATCGTGCCAGCCGTTACCGCTGAAACACTGGAACAAGTTGCCCAGGCGACAGGGGTTGCTGACCCAGCGGCGGTGGCGTGTGAACCGTTCCGTCAGTGGGTTATCGAAGATAACTTTGTTGCAGGCCGCCCTGAGTGGGAAAAAGCGGGCGCAGAACTGGTGAAAGATGTTCTGCCATACGAAGAGATGAAACTGCGCATGCTCAACGGCAGCCACTCATTCCTGGCATACCTGGGTTATCTGGCGGGTTATCAGCACATTTCTGAATGTATGCAGGATGAGAACTATCGTCGTACTGCGCACGCATTAATGCTGCAACAGCAGGCGCCAACTTTAAAAGTGCAGGGTGTTGATCTGGCGAAATATGCCGATTCATTGATTGCGCGTTATACCAACCCGGCGCTGCGCCACCGCACCTGGCAAATTGCCATGGACGGCAGCCAGAAACTGCCACAGCGTTGGTTAGACTCCATTCGCTGGCATCTGGCAAACGGCAGTCAGTTTGATCTGCTGGCGCTGGGCGTTGCTGGTTGGATGCGTTATGTCGGTGGTGTTGACGAGCAGGGTAATCCAATCGAAGTGAGTGACCCATTGCTGCCTGCCATTCAGCAAGCGGTGGCGGCAAGTAAAGAAGGGGAGACGCGTGTTAAAGCGCTGCTGGAGCTGAAAACTATCTTTGGTGAAGACCTGCCAGCAAACGAGAAATTTGTTCAGCGTGTCACGGAGTGTTATCTGGCGCTACGTGAAAACGGTGCAAAAGCAACAGTCGCTAAGTTCTAA
- a CDS encoding GntR family transcriptional regulator, which produces MLPPTLLNPTQPVNQQIYRILRRDIVRCLIPPGTPLSEKEVSIRFDVSRQPVREAFIKLAETGLVQIRPQRGTYVNKISVSQVKNGCFVREAIECAVAKRAARMATDEHLYLLEQLLNQQRTAIERNQLDDFFQLDDEFHQQLALVADCPLSWDTVENIKATMDRVRYMSLEHVSPPEMLLAQHYDIFDALKRHDEDAVDQAMHLHLHEISQSILLIHQEKRDWFSEE; this is translated from the coding sequence ATGCTACCGCCAACTTTGCTAAATCCTACCCAACCTGTTAACCAGCAAATCTACCGTATTTTGCGTCGGGATATTGTTCGTTGCTTAATTCCGCCAGGAACACCGCTGTCCGAAAAAGAAGTGTCAATCCGCTTTGATGTTTCACGCCAACCCGTTCGTGAAGCCTTCATTAAACTGGCAGAAACAGGATTGGTGCAAATTCGCCCGCAGCGCGGCACTTACGTCAATAAGATTTCCGTCAGCCAGGTGAAAAACGGCTGCTTTGTTCGTGAAGCGATTGAATGTGCAGTAGCGAAGCGTGCGGCAAGGATGGCGACGGACGAGCATCTTTATCTGCTTGAGCAATTGCTGAACCAGCAACGTACAGCCATCGAGCGAAACCAACTGGATGATTTCTTCCAGCTAGATGATGAATTTCATCAGCAACTGGCACTGGTTGCCGATTGTCCCCTGTCCTGGGACACAGTGGAAAACATCAAAGCGACGATGGATCGAGTGCGTTATATGAGCCTTGAGCATGTCTCGCCACCCGAGATGTTGCTCGCTCAGCACTACGATATTTTTGACGCGTTGAAGCGCCATGATGAAGACGCAGTGGATCAAGCGATGCATCTCCATCTGCATGAGATAAGCCAGTCGATATTATTGATTCATCAAGAAAAACGCGATTGGTTTAGCGAAGAGTGA
- the ydfG gene encoding bifunctional NADP-dependent 3-hydroxy acid dehydrogenase/3-hydroxypropionate dehydrogenase YdfG has protein sequence MIILVTGATAGFGESITRRFVQQGHKVIATGRRNERLQELKEELGESILTLQLDVRNRAAIELAMEQLPAEWRNIDVLVNNAGLALGMEPAHKADPDDWETMIDTNNKGLVYMTRAVLPGMVERNRGHIINIGSTAGNWPYAGGNVYGATKAFVRQFSLNLRVDLHKTAIRVTDIEPGLVSGTEFSNVRFKGDDEKVGKTYENANALTPEDVTEAVWWVATLPKHVNINTLEMMPVSQTFAGLSVHRES, from the coding sequence ATGATTATTCTGGTAACCGGCGCCACCGCCGGATTTGGTGAGAGCATCACCCGTCGTTTCGTACAACAAGGCCACAAAGTGATTGCCACTGGCCGCCGTAATGAACGTCTGCAAGAGCTCAAAGAAGAACTGGGTGAAAGCATCCTTACGCTGCAGCTCGATGTGCGCAACCGCGCGGCTATTGAACTCGCGATGGAACAGTTACCTGCAGAGTGGCGCAATATTGATGTGCTGGTGAATAACGCAGGCCTGGCACTCGGTATGGAACCGGCTCATAAAGCTGACCCAGATGACTGGGAAACAATGATTGATACCAACAACAAAGGTCTCGTATATATGACTCGCGCCGTGCTTCCTGGCATGGTGGAACGTAATCGTGGGCATATTATCAACATCGGTTCTACCGCAGGTAACTGGCCTTACGCGGGTGGGAATGTCTACGGTGCGACGAAAGCATTTGTGCGCCAGTTCAGCCTGAACTTACGTGTAGATCTGCATAAAACCGCGATCCGCGTAACCGATATTGAACCTGGTTTGGTCAGCGGTACTGAGTTTTCCAATGTGCGTTTCAAAGGCGATGACGAAAAAGTCGGAAAAACGTATGAAAATGCCAATGCGTTAACGCCTGAAGACGTAACGGAAGCGGTTTGGTGGGTCGCAACGCTGCCTAAACACGTCAACATCAATACGCTTGAAATGATGCCCGTTAGCCAGACATTTGCCGGGTTAAGCGTTCACCGTGAAAGTTAA
- the guaD gene encoding guanine deaminase yields MTVNYTQVLRGQFFDMTQTGTRPDELLANARHHEDALLFIDGGTVLALLPWEEGRKHLRGESDYVDYRGKLILPGFVDTHLHYPQTEMIGAYGEQLLEWLQTYTFPVESQYQDSSHAAKMSAFFLSQLLSNGTTTALVFGTVHPQSVEALFSAAEHLAMRIIAGKVMMDRNAPEYLTETPEQSYQQTRELIQRWHKKGRLNYALTPRFAPTSSPELLKMVQTLREEFPDTWLHTHLSENSAEVEWVKNLWPESESYLDVYHQYQLTGKRSVFAHAIHLQECEWDCLHRTESAIAFCPTSNLFLGSGLFNLKQCHERGIRMGIGTDVGAGTTFNMLQTLAEAYKVAQLQGYRLCASEAFYHATLGGAHALDLDDKIGNFLPGKEADFVVLDLAVTPLQKLRHANSRDIYEQLFVLMTLGDDRNIWHTWVNGKCVWQRGTLEVAA; encoded by the coding sequence ATGACAGTTAATTACACGCAAGTGCTACGCGGTCAGTTTTTCGATATGACCCAAACCGGAACACGTCCTGACGAGTTGCTGGCGAATGCGCGTCATCACGAAGATGCATTGCTGTTCATTGATGGCGGTACGGTGTTGGCGTTGTTGCCATGGGAAGAAGGGCGCAAGCATTTGCGTGGCGAGAGTGATTATGTCGATTATCGCGGTAAATTGATTCTTCCCGGATTTGTCGATACCCACCTGCATTATCCGCAAACGGAAATGATCGGGGCCTATGGTGAGCAACTGCTGGAATGGCTACAGACCTATACTTTTCCGGTTGAGAGTCAATATCAGGACAGCTCGCACGCGGCGAAGATGTCGGCATTTTTCCTCAGCCAACTCTTGAGTAATGGCACCACCACAGCTTTAGTTTTTGGCACGGTACATCCGCAGTCGGTGGAGGCACTTTTCAGTGCGGCAGAACATCTCGCCATGCGGATTATCGCCGGTAAAGTCATGATGGATCGCAATGCACCGGAATACCTGACAGAAACGCCGGAGCAAAGTTATCAACAAACGCGTGAGCTGATTCAACGCTGGCATAAAAAAGGGCGTCTGAACTATGCACTCACGCCGCGATTTGCCCCGACGTCTTCGCCGGAATTGCTCAAAATGGTACAGACCCTGCGCGAAGAGTTTCCTGATACCTGGCTGCACACCCATTTGAGTGAAAACAGTGCAGAAGTGGAATGGGTGAAGAACCTGTGGCCGGAGTCCGAAAGCTATCTTGATGTCTATCACCAGTACCAACTGACCGGAAAACGCAGCGTATTTGCCCATGCCATTCATTTGCAGGAGTGTGAATGGGATTGTCTGCACCGTACCGAATCGGCCATCGCTTTTTGTCCGACCTCCAATCTGTTTCTGGGAAGCGGTCTGTTTAATCTGAAACAGTGCCATGAGCGGGGGATCCGCATGGGGATTGGCACCGACGTGGGCGCAGGCACAACATTTAATATGCTGCAAACCCTCGCAGAAGCTTACAAAGTCGCCCAGTTGCAAGGTTACCGACTGTGTGCCAGCGAGGCGTTTTATCACGCCACGCTGGGAGGGGCTCACGCACTGGATTTGGATGACAAAATCGGCAACTTCTTGCCGGGTAAAGAGGCTGATTTTGTGGTGCTGGACCTGGCGGTCACGCCATTACAGAAACTGCGGCATGCCAACAGTCGGGATATTTATGAACAATTGTTCGTGCTGATGACGCTTGGCGATGACCGCAACATTTGGCACACCTGGGTTAATGGCAAATGCGTGTGGCAACGCGGCACGCTGGAGGTTGCGGCATGA